DNA from Lacibacter sp. H375:
TCATTTCTTTCGAAAGTAGAAAAGGAAGGGGAAGATTATGGCTACGGAATTTTTATCGCTACTGTCGATACCGTTGTTCTAGGTAAGAATACATACGATAAGGTATTATCGATGGGTTATCCTTTTCCGCATGCTGATAAGGAAGCTTATAACATTACAAGAACCGAACGGGCAACCGAAGGAACAATAAATTTCTACACTGGTGATGTGGTTGATTTGGTAGGAATGCTGAAAGAGCAAAATGGCAAAACGATCTTTATTGATGGGGGTGCGTATGTGGTGAACAGATTGTTACAGCATGGTTTGGTTGATGAACTTTATCTTTCATACATACCCGTTTTGCTTGGCGGTGGGATTGCTTTGTTTAAACGGGGAAACCCTTTACAAAATCTGGAACTTCAAACGGTAAAAACATTTGATACAGGTCTTGTACAACTTCATTATCGTTTTGTAAAAGTCTGACCTGCGAACTTCCTTTTCACATGTTCATGTGGTGTTGCTGCAATCACCAACTGGTTACATTTGGTAAACCTTTTTTATGAAACTTGTCATAAACCTTGTCATCTTTTTACTTTTTTCACTTCATACCGTTACAGCACAGGTAACGAAAGAACAAAAATCAGAAGCGATCGATAGTGTTATTAAGTTGATGAATGAACGCTACATTTTTCCAGAGACTGCAAAGCAAATTGAACTTCACTTGCGAAAGCAGCAATCAAAAAAGGCTTACGATACTATCACCAGTGCTGATGGTTTTGCGTCTCAACTAACAACAGATGTAAGAAGCATCTGCAATGATAAGCATGTAACCATCCGTTATTCAGCTGAGCCATTAGTGATCAACCGTAACAACGATTTCATGCAGATATCAGAAGAGGAACGTAAAGGCTATGCGGAGTTTCTTCGTTTGGAAAACTATGGTGTAAAGAAACTGGAAGTGTTAAAAGGTAACATTGGATATATCGATTTTAAATTTTTATGCGGAACAGAGTATGCCGGTGATTTTTATGCAGCAATGATGAACTATGTGCAACATACCGATGCGCTCATCATCGACTTTCGTCATTGCGGTGGAGCCATGAGCGACAATGTAATCCCTTTTCTCTGCAGTTATTTTTTTGCCGATAAAACACACTTAAATGATCTATACTGGCGTGAGCGGAATTTTACACAACAAACCTGGACACAGGTAGTAGTGCCAGGCAAAAAATATCTCAACAAGCCGATTTATATTTTAACCAGCGGCGGTACTTTTTCAGGTGCCGAAGAAATGGCTTATGATCTTAAAAATTTAAAACGGGCAATCATCATTGGCGAAGTAACAGGCGGTGGCGCAAATCCCGGTGGTTCTGTAAATCTTACAAAGCACTTCAATATGTTTTTACCTGTTGGCCGTGCCATTAATCCTATTACAAAAACAAACTGGGAAGGAGTGGGTGTGCAGCCCGATAGTTTGATCATGCCAAGGCTTGCATTGCAGAAAGCACATATACTGGCTATGCAAAACAGTTTCAATACATCAACTGATCAGGGATGGAAAGATGAATTGAAGCGCTTAATTGCACAGGTAGAAAAAGAAACACCTGTATTTACAAAAGTTACGTTCCGGTTAAAGGGTTATGCCAATGCGAAAGTCGTTTCAGTGGCAGGCAGTTTTAATGATTGGTCAGCTTCTTCTGCAAAAATGAAAAGACAAGGCGATGAGTGGATCGTTGAAACAATTGCTGAGACTGGGAAGCATATGTACAAGTTTGTAATAGACGGGCAGTGGATCATTGATCCTGCTAATAAAGAAACTGAAATGGAGAACGGGTATCAGAATTCTGTCGTTGTAGTGAAGAGGTAATTTTCAATCACGTTAAAACCAAATAAATGAATAAATTAATCTTATCATCAAGTGTTCTTCTTTTACTTAGCGCCTGCAGTAAAATAACGCCCGTAAAAGAAATTGCGGTTTCGAAAACTGTAGAGTTCAGTGTTTACCAAGCTGTAGATTATTCTGCTCCCGTTTATAATGGAGTAGAAGCAGAGGTTCGGTTGACTCTTGGTAAACAAACTTCGAACGGCAGCGAGGTTATTTTATGGGATACTGTGATACCTTATCAAAGTCTTCGTGCCTATCCTGCAATACAAACTCCTTTACGCATCAATAAACAATTCGACATTTTACAAAATTCTGAGCAACTTAGATTTGGCAAAGTCATCAGGTATAGAGATGCCTTGAACCAGGTTAGTTTCGTCGCAATTGGTGAAGACATTCCACCTTCAGTTAATGTAAAAGTGATTCAGGTAGATCTGTAGTTTATTTTGCTTATGTTAATGAAACGCAAACCACATGTTTATGCGATAAGCAGATTGTCTTAATAGCAGCATCTTTGCATCAGTCACAATCAATAGACGATTTACAATTGCTAACCTTGCACCTGAGACCTGTACAGCAGGTCTTTTTTATTTCACATATTTATGCGGTTGTGGTGCAACGTTAGTGGAAGCATCTTTGTCAGGTATTTAAATCATTAAACCTTATCATTATTATGAAATTCAACTTCAAATCAACAGCACTGCTGTTTGCTCTCGTTGTAAGCACCACTCTTATTCTCAGTTCTTGTAAGAAGCCGACATCTGAACCTCAGGCCAGCACAAAGTTAAAAACTGTGATGTCGCCTGATACTCAGATCACGTTTACCTACAATACCAACGGTACAATTAAAACAGCGGCGGTTAAAAACGATTTTCTTACTTCAGGCGATTTGATCAACTATGAAGTGAGCTACAATGCTGCAGGAAAGATCAGCGAAATTACTTCTGATGAAGATATTCGTATTGTGCCCATTTACCAGAATGGTGTACTTGTTGAAGCTTCATTTGAAACATTGGATGGGTTGGAACTGTTTGTTACAACCTATTCGTATCAGAATAACTTTTTAAAATCAGTTGAGATCAATTCAGCGGCAGGGCAGGCCTGGTTGAAATTTGTTTTCACTAACAATGCAGCCGGCAATGTAGAAAAGACTGAATTCTTTTCGCAGAATCCATTAAATCAAAATGAATTCATATCAGGCGGTACTGTAACATATACATATGATAATAAAACAAACCCGCTTTATGCAGCAAAAGATTTGTTACATCTTCTTTGGGCACCAGCTACACCAAATAATACCATCAATGAAATACATAAAGACAGCAACAATGCCCTGGAAGAAACGGTGAATTATACTTATCAATATCATTCAAACGGAGTTCCTAAGTCTGCAGTAATGCAATCAACAGTTGTGGGGCAACAACCTTTAAACTCAACAATCAGCTTTACCTATTTCTAAGCTTGTAAAATTATAGTCAGTATTTTTTTCGCATGCAGTTGGTCTCGCCCGGGTATTCATGCCCGGGCTTTTTATTTACGTTGGTGGGAATTTAACTGCTGACGACTTGTGTCCCTGTGTTTAGAGCACTATACTTACTTGTTTGTTCCCGATAGAAAAGTAATAATCCTGTAAACATGCAACCGGCGGCTAAAAGCAATAACTCGTTGCTATAAGGAAAGGGTTTGTAAAAAATTGCAGCCAGGCCCTGGCTCATTAATACAAGCTCATTTAGAAACATGGCAGATACAAAAAGCCACAATCCACCAAAGGCAAATTTTGTTGGTAGATAAACCAGGCGGCTTTGCAACAAATAACCAATAATGAACATACTCACAAAGCCAAGTAAAACAAGATGCAGGAATCCGATTACAATCGGGCGGATGCCGAATGCATATTGGTTGAGTGCCGGTATTGCAGAAAAGCCCTGCATAATTACTTTAAGTGAAAAAGCTATCACTGCAATAAGCCATAACAAATGAACAGGCGGATGAAATACAAGTCGGAACTGCCGTCTCATTAGTATTAACAGCCTGATGAAAAGTAAGAGTGCAACTATCTGAAGAACTGATGCAATAGCACCTGATGTACTCATCCAACCAGGCACACGCATCCATAACATAGATAAGAACCATGCGGGGATAACTGTTATCAATAAGAGGTAAAAGAGAAGATCAGCCAAATGAACATGCTTTGCCTGCATCCGTTCTTTCATCTGTGAAAAGAATAAGGCAAAAATGGTAAACAGAAACCAACCATTGTATTGAAAGTGGAGATAAAAGTAAACGGAGCCAAAGTACAAATCCTGATTTATGATCTTGTTGGCCATTAAATAAGCAAGCGTAAATGTGCCGGCTGCTGAAATAATATTACACAGCAAAGCTGAGTACAACCATTTCTTTTCAAAACTTAGTTGTGCATTAGTGCGGATCATTTTCCAGGCAACAAGTGCAAACCAGAATGAAACAAGTATAGATAGGGTTGAGAAGAAAATAGAAGGTGCTGCGTAACCCATAAAAGGGAATGTCCACAACATGCCATAACTGCTAAGCTGTTGTGTCCATAATATGTTGTTGAATTGTTTCTGCTGTTGGTCGTTTGGTTTTAATAAGTGGATAATGCCAATGAATAATGCCAGCGATACCCAACCGGCAAAGGCAAAATGTGAATGTGCATGTAACAGATGCTTCTGATCAACCAGTGGTAAAGGAAAAAGAATTTTATAGCGGAGTAATATACCAGCCAGCGCCAGTAGAGTAAAATTAAAGAAGGCTCTCTTGGCCCATTGTTGTGTGAAAGTCATAATACAGCAAAAAAGTTTCTCAAAGTGAATTGTTTATCTCATGCGGGAATATGCGTGTGCTCATATCAGAAATACACTTTACCCCGTTCAATTTTTAAATGGCCATTACGCTCCAGTTCACGAATTGCCCGGATAACGGTTTCAACTCTTAAGCCCGTCATATCGGCTATTTGCTGGCGTGTGAGTTCTATTTTCAGTAATTCATTGTCTGCAATACCTCTGCTTTTTTTGTACTCCTGCAACAGCGTACTTACTCGGTGCATTGGGCCATACGATGAAATTTCTTTTGAGATCAACGATTTAAAACGAAGCCTGCGTGCCAGCGTTTGTGTAAAACCAAAGTGGATGTCGAAGTTTTCTTTCAGCAGTTGCAGGAAATTTTCTTTTCGCAAACGAATAACTACTGATGCTTCATCTGCCTCTGCGCTTGCAGGATAAATGCCGCCATCAAACAGAGGAGGTTCACCAAAACTTTCACCTGCTTCAAACATCCCTTGTATAAATTCTTTTCCTTCTTCGTTACAGTTACACATTTTAATCCTTCCTTCCACCACCTGGTAGTAGAAATGTGCAGGATCGTCTTCACAAAAAAGCACTTGCCCTTTTTCAAGATTGTGAAAAGTTGCACCCCATGCAAGGAGCAGATCCAGATCAATAATAACGGGTGTGGTTGCTTGCATAATGGCTGCAAAATACTACGCAGGTAATGTTTGGCTTCTGATAAATGGCAAACATTGAACTGATCTTGATCAGTTTTTCAACAGTTAACAAACATGATCCCCTGTTTTTTCCTGATTGTAATCAGTCAGTTTCTTTTATGACTTTAATCATAATGTTCTGTTTCAAGTGATAGTAATCTTGCCCTGTTATTTTATCTGCCAAATAAAAAAAATATGCTCATGAAAAAAATGCTCATCGTCTTCAGTTTCCTGGGTTTCGTTTACGCTTGTAGCAATGAAGCCTCATCTGATAAGACATCAGGCACAGAATCAACCACGCAAACAACAACTGATAATGGTAACCCATCCTACGATCCTGAAAGGGGCGCCGGTAAGTTTACCAATGTAGATGTAAAACCTGAACTTGATAAAGCCATGGCTGAAGCCGGCAGCAAAGTATATGATGTAAAGTGTGGAAGTTGCCACAAGCTTACTGATGAGAAATTGGTTGGCCCGGGTTGGAAAGGTGTAACTACACGTCACAAGCCTGAGTGGATCATGAACTTTGTAACCAATGTTGATGAGATGTTGGATAAAGATCCAAAAGCAATGGCGCAACTGGAGTTGTGTTTGGTTCGTATGCCTAACCAGAACCTGACCGATGATGAGGCAAGAAATGTGTATGAATTCATGCGCAAGAATGATGGAGTAAAATAAACTATTCAGTTACCCAAAAATTTACTGATAACTCTTAATACAATTAACATGAACAGCTCTAAAAGAATGTTGACGATCTTGCTTGTTGCAGTTGTTGCACTGCAATGGATGTCCTGTAAACCCAAAGGTGCTTCCACAGCTGCTGCCGGTGGCTCTGCTGAAAAATCTTATGTTGCCCCGGGCAAGTACGATGAATTTTACAATTTTGTTTCTGGTGGTTTCAGCGGACAAATGAGTGTGTATGGTTTACCCAGCGGCCGTTTGTTCCGTGTAATTCCTGTGTTCTCTGTTGATCCTGAGAAAGGATATGGTTACAGCGAAGAATCGAAACCTATGTTAATGACCTCGAATGGTTTTGTTCCATGGGATGATCTTCACCATGTTTCATTCTCACAAACAAATGGTGAAATTGATGGACGCTGGACATTTGGTAACGGTAACAACACACCACGTGTTGCAAGGATCGATAACAAAACTTTCCGCACAGCCGAGATCATTGAAATACCCAACAGTGCAGGTAATCACTCATCTCCATTTATCACTGAAAATTCAGAATATCTCGTAGCAGGTACACGTTTCAGTATTCCTATTGGGGATAATACGGATGTGCCTATTGAATCATACAAAGACAATTTTAAAGGTGTTATCAGTTTCATCAGTATTGGCAAAGAAAAAGGTGAAATGGATATTGCATTTCAGTTATTGTTACCTGGTGTAAACTTTGATCTTAGTCGTGCAGGTAAAGGACCCAGCCATGGTTGGTTCTTCTTCAGCTGTTACAATAGTGAGCAGGCAAATACGTTGTTAGAAGTAAATGCATCGCAACGTGACAAAGATTTTATTCTTGCAGTAAACTGGAAAAAAGCAGAGGAATATCTCAAAGCAGGAAAAGGGGTAAAAAAACAAGTTCGTTATGCACATAATACCTGGGATGAGAAAACGCATTCAGCTAAACATGAGATCAAAACAGAAGTAACTGTGCTTGATCCTGCAGTATTGAAAGATATCTGCTATTTCATTCCATGTCCAAAATCACCGCATGGTTGCGATACTGATCCTACAGGTGAATATATTGTGGGCAGTGGTAAACTTGCTGCTATCATTCCTGTATTCTCATTTACAAAAATTCAGAAAGCAATTGCTGATAAAACATACGATGGAGAATATGGTGGCATTCCTGTAATTAAATACGAAGCAGCTTTACATGGTGAAGTGCAAAAACCAGGTCTCGGACCATTACATACTGAGTTTGATGCAAACGGTAATGCTTATACTTCATTCTTTGTGAGCAGTGAAATTGTTAAATGGAATGTGAAAGATCTGAAAGTGCTTGATCGTGTACCTACTTATTACTCTATCGGTCACCTTTCAGTTCCTGGTGGTGATACAAGAAAACCATGGGGTAAATATGTAGTGGCTTATAACAAGATCACAAAAGACCGTTACCTGCCAACTGGACCTGAGTTAACGCAAAGTGCTCAGATCTTCGATATCAGTGGCGATAAAATGCAACTGATCCTCGATTTTCCAACTATTGGTGAACCACACTATGCAGGTTCAATGCCGGCATCATTGATCAAAGACAAGAGTTTGAAAATTTATAAGATCGATGAAAACCAGCATCCGTATGCTGCAAAAGGTGAGAAAGAATCAAAAGTGGTGCGTGAAGGAAATAAAGTTCATGTGTACATGACATCAATCCGTTCACACTTTGCACCAGATAATATTGAAGGTGTTAAGTTAGGTGATGAAGTATATTTCCACGTTACAAATCTTGAGCAGGATTGGGATGTACCACATGGTTTTGCTATTAAAGGCGCATTAAATGCAGAGTTGCTGATTATGCCAGGTGAAACACAAACATTAAAATGGGTTCCTGAGAAAGTAGGAGTATTCCCATTCTATTGTACCGATTTCTGTAGTGCATTGCATCAGGAAATGCAAGGCTACCTGCGTGTATCGCCTGCGGGAAGCAGTTTGCCACTCTCATTCAGTTTAGGTAAGAAAGGAGCAGACGCAGCAGAAAAACCGGCAAGTAAATAAAAGTTGAGGACAGTTATCAATAACAGGCCTGTTCTTCCATACAGGTAGACGGGCCTGTTTCATTTTGAATAAAAAATCAGATCAATGAATAAGCCATTATCAACACTAACAAGGATGTTATCCTTCATTTGCGGAACCGCTTTATTCGTTGTCATTTTTGTGCCTATGTGGCGCATTGATCTTACTGCACCTCAATATCCTGAGGGCCTTGTATTAAAGATTCATGCGGATAAACTGGCAGGTGATGTTGATGTCATCAGCGGACTGAATCACTACATTGGTATGCGTAGGCTACGTACCGAAGATTTTGTTGAGTTTACGATATTGCCTTATCTAATTGGAGCATTTGCACTGTTTGGTATTCTATCATTTCTAGTCAACCGACGTTGGTTCTTTTACACATGGACTGTACTTTATATTGCGTTTGGTGTAATTGCCATGTTTGATTTTTACCGCTGGGAATATAATTATGGTCATAACCTTGACCCGGATGCTGCCATTATTGTACCAGGCATGGCTTACCAACCACCGTTGATAGGCTTTAAGCAGTTATTGAATTTTGGCGCTTATTCTTTTCCCGATATTGGCGGTTATATTTTTCTTTCTGTTGGACTTATACTTGTGATACTTGCTTACCGTGAGTGGAAAATAAAACCGAAAACGATTGTTGCTACAACTTCTTTCTTGTTGATGTTAACAATGCAGGGATGTTCAAGTGGTCCACAACCAATCAGTTTTGGAAAAGATGCCTGTCATTTTTGTAAGATGGTGATCAGCGATCATCATTTTGGTGCAGAGGTGATTACGGATAAGAACAAAGTGTACAAGTTTGATGATGTGCATTGCGTGATTTCTTTTATGAAATCAGGCGACGTGCCTTCAACCGAAATTGCTTCTGTTTACCTGGTTGATTTTGCCGAGAAAGGAAAATTGGTAAAGGCTGAAGAAAGTTTTTTGTTACAAGGTGAACAGTTACGCAGCCCGATGGGTGGTAATGTAGCTGCATTTACAGTTGCCGACAGTATGAAAAAATTTCAACAGGAAATAAATGGATCGTCGGTTAACTGGCAAGATCTTCTTAAATAATGAAATTATTAATCACCATACTATCTATTCTTCTTTTTTCATCTGCCGTTTCAGCCCGCACATTACGTGTAGGCACTAAACAGCCGATCCGTTCTGTTAAGCAAGCAGTGCAACAGGCTGCTGATGGCGATACGGTAATGGTTTTTGCAGGTGTGTACAAAGAAGGGCAGATCACGATCAATAAAAAGTTAGTGCTGCTTGGTATAAATTTTCCTGTGCTTGATGGAGAACGCAAGTATGAGATCATCACCATCAATGCAAACGGCGTTGTGATGGAAGGGTTCATATTCCGTAATGCAGGCCGCAGCAGTTATAATGATATTGCTGCTTTACGTATTGCGGAAAGCCGTCGTGTAGTTATCCGTAACAATCAGTTTCAAAACAGTTATTTTGGTATTTACTCGCAACATGCAACAGCTTGTATCATTACAGGTAATAAGTTGAGCTCCGATGCGAAAGATGAAATTTCTTCCGGTAACGGTATTCATTGCTGGAAGAGTGATAGCATGCAGATCAGTAACAATTACGTTACCGGTCATCGTGATGGTATTTATTTTGAATTTGTAACCAACTCTGTCATCAAACAAAACAACAGTACAAAAAATGTGAGGTATGGTTTGCATTTTATGTTTTCCAATACCAATTCATATATAGCCAACAGGTTTACCGATAATGGTGCAGGTGTAGCGGTGATGTATTCAAAAGGCATCAGCATGTATCACAACACATTTGCTGATAACTGGGGAACGGCTGCTTACGGCATTTTAATGAAGGATATTACTGATAGCCATGTGGAGGGAAATGTTTTCAAACGCAATACAGTAGGAGTGATGATGGAAGGAAGCAACCGCATCGATCTTGTCAAAAATTCATTTGAAAATAATGGCTGGGCATTGAAGATACAGGCCAGCTGTATGGAAAATAATATCAAACAGAATAATTTTCGCACTAATTCATTTGATGTGGCTACCAACGGAGAACTGATGCTCAATAAATTTTTCAAGAACTACTGGGATAAATATGAAGGCTATGATCTCAACCGTAACGGAATTGGAGATGTGCCTTACCGTCCTGTAAGTATGTTCTCGATGATCGGCGAACGAAACAACTCCAGCATGATGCTTTACCGCAGTTTTATTGTGGGGCTGCTTGATAAAGCAGAAAAAATGTTGCCGGTAATTACACCTGTTGAATTAAAAGATGATGAACCCCTTATGAAACCAATTAAATTCTAAGCCATGATCATCGCCAGTAACGTTACAAAAACATTCGGCAAATTAAAAGCACTCGATAATGTGAGTGTTAACTGCAATCGTGGACAAACCATTGCATTGATCGGCCCTAACGGCAGTGGTAAAACAACATTGATTAAATCAATACTCGGAATGGTAGTGCCAGATAGTGGCTTTATCACGTTCGATCAACATAATATCCTGCACAACTGGATGTACCGTGAACGTATTGGTTATATGCCGCAGATCGGTCGTTATCCTGATAACATGACGATTGCCCAGGTATTTACCATGATGCGTGATATCCGGAAAAATCCCACAGCAACAGATGAAGAACTCATCAACGAATTTGGATTAAATGAGATGATGCAGAAAAAAATGCGGACGCTTAGTGGTGGCACAAGACAAAAAGTAAGTGCGGCGCTTGCATTTTTATTTAATCCTGATGTATTGATCCTTGACGAACCAACTGCAGGGCTTGATCCTGTGGCATCTGAAGTGCTCAAACAAAAGATCATCAGGGAAAAACAAAAAGGAAAACTTATTCTCATTACATCGCATATCTTAAGCGAGCTTGATGATGTGGTGAGTGAAATTATTTATATGCAGGATGGCAAATTACAGTT
Protein-coding regions in this window:
- a CDS encoding dihydrofolate reductase family protein, with the protein product MQRKVVVYIAASVDGYIAAPDGDLSFLSKVEKEGEDYGYGIFIATVDTVVLGKNTYDKVLSMGYPFPHADKEAYNITRTERATEGTINFYTGDVVDLVGMLKEQNGKTIFIDGGAYVVNRLLQHGLVDELYLSYIPVLLGGGIALFKRGNPLQNLELQTVKTFDTGLVQLHYRFVKV
- a CDS encoding c-type cytochrome, whose amino-acid sequence is MKKMLIVFSFLGFVYACSNEASSDKTSGTESTTQTTTDNGNPSYDPERGAGKFTNVDVKPELDKAMAEAGSKVYDVKCGSCHKLTDEKLVGPGWKGVTTRHKPEWIMNFVTNVDEMLDKDPKAMAQLELCLVRMPNQNLTDDEARNVYEFMRKNDGVK
- a CDS encoding ABC transporter ATP-binding protein gives rise to the protein MIIASNVTKTFGKLKALDNVSVNCNRGQTIALIGPNGSGKTTLIKSILGMVVPDSGFITFDQHNILHNWMYRERIGYMPQIGRYPDNMTIAQVFTMMRDIRKNPTATDEELINEFGLNEMMQKKMRTLSGGTRQKVSAALAFLFNPDVLILDEPTAGLDPVASEVLKQKIIREKQKGKLILITSHILSELDDVVSEIIYMQDGKLQFHKSLQQLQEDTGEMKLAKAFAQIMK
- the nosZ gene encoding Sec-dependent nitrous-oxide reductase; the protein is MNSSKRMLTILLVAVVALQWMSCKPKGASTAAAGGSAEKSYVAPGKYDEFYNFVSGGFSGQMSVYGLPSGRLFRVIPVFSVDPEKGYGYSEESKPMLMTSNGFVPWDDLHHVSFSQTNGEIDGRWTFGNGNNTPRVARIDNKTFRTAEIIEIPNSAGNHSSPFITENSEYLVAGTRFSIPIGDNTDVPIESYKDNFKGVISFISIGKEKGEMDIAFQLLLPGVNFDLSRAGKGPSHGWFFFSCYNSEQANTLLEVNASQRDKDFILAVNWKKAEEYLKAGKGVKKQVRYAHNTWDEKTHSAKHEIKTEVTVLDPAVLKDICYFIPCPKSPHGCDTDPTGEYIVGSGKLAAIIPVFSFTKIQKAIADKTYDGEYGGIPVIKYEAALHGEVQKPGLGPLHTEFDANGNAYTSFFVSSEIVKWNVKDLKVLDRVPTYYSIGHLSVPGGDTRKPWGKYVVAYNKITKDRYLPTGPELTQSAQIFDISGDKMQLILDFPTIGEPHYAGSMPASLIKDKSLKIYKIDENQHPYAAKGEKESKVVREGNKVHVYMTSIRSHFAPDNIEGVKLGDEVYFHVTNLEQDWDVPHGFAIKGALNAELLIMPGETQTLKWVPEKVGVFPFYCTDFCSALHQEMQGYLRVSPAGSSLPLSFSLGKKGADAAEKPASK
- a CDS encoding nitrous oxide reductase family maturation protein NosD, whose protein sequence is MKLLITILSILLFSSAVSARTLRVGTKQPIRSVKQAVQQAADGDTVMVFAGVYKEGQITINKKLVLLGINFPVLDGERKYEIITINANGVVMEGFIFRNAGRSSYNDIAALRIAESRRVVIRNNQFQNSYFGIYSQHATACIITGNKLSSDAKDEISSGNGIHCWKSDSMQISNNYVTGHRDGIYFEFVTNSVIKQNNSTKNVRYGLHFMFSNTNSYIANRFTDNGAGVAVMYSKGISMYHNTFADNWGTAAYGILMKDITDSHVEGNVFKRNTVGVMMEGSNRIDLVKNSFENNGWALKIQASCMENNIKQNNFRTNSFDVATNGELMLNKFFKNYWDKYEGYDLNRNGIGDVPYRPVSMFSMIGERNNSSMMLYRSFIVGLLDKAEKMLPVITPVELKDDEPLMKPIKF
- a CDS encoding S41 family peptidase — protein: MKLVINLVIFLLFSLHTVTAQVTKEQKSEAIDSVIKLMNERYIFPETAKQIELHLRKQQSKKAYDTITSADGFASQLTTDVRSICNDKHVTIRYSAEPLVINRNNDFMQISEEERKGYAEFLRLENYGVKKLEVLKGNIGYIDFKFLCGTEYAGDFYAAMMNYVQHTDALIIDFRHCGGAMSDNVIPFLCSYFFADKTHLNDLYWRERNFTQQTWTQVVVPGKKYLNKPIYILTSGGTFSGAEEMAYDLKNLKRAIIIGEVTGGGANPGGSVNLTKHFNMFLPVGRAINPITKTNWEGVGVQPDSLIMPRLALQKAHILAMQNSFNTSTDQGWKDELKRLIAQVEKETPVFTKVTFRLKGYANAKVVSVAGSFNDWSASSAKMKRQGDEWIVETIAETGKHMYKFVIDGQWIIDPANKETEMENGYQNSVVVVKR
- a CDS encoding Crp/Fnr family transcriptional regulator, giving the protein MQATTPVIIDLDLLLAWGATFHNLEKGQVLFCEDDPAHFYYQVVEGRIKMCNCNEEGKEFIQGMFEAGESFGEPPLFDGGIYPASAEADEASVVIRLRKENFLQLLKENFDIHFGFTQTLARRLRFKSLISKEISSYGPMHRVSTLLQEYKKSRGIADNELLKIELTRQQIADMTGLRVETVIRAIRELERNGHLKIERGKVYF
- a CDS encoding nitrous oxide reductase accessory protein NosL, translated to MNKPLSTLTRMLSFICGTALFVVIFVPMWRIDLTAPQYPEGLVLKIHADKLAGDVDVISGLNHYIGMRRLRTEDFVEFTILPYLIGAFALFGILSFLVNRRWFFYTWTVLYIAFGVIAMFDFYRWEYNYGHNLDPDAAIIVPGMAYQPPLIGFKQLLNFGAYSFPDIGGYIFLSVGLILVILAYREWKIKPKTIVATTSFLLMLTMQGCSSGPQPISFGKDACHFCKMVISDHHFGAEVITDKNKVYKFDDVHCVISFMKSGDVPSTEIASVYLVDFAEKGKLVKAEESFLLQGEQLRSPMGGNVAAFTVADSMKKFQQEINGSSVNWQDLLK